Proteins from a single region of Choloepus didactylus isolate mChoDid1 chromosome 10, mChoDid1.pri, whole genome shotgun sequence:
- the TEX48 gene encoding testis-expressed protein 48 codes for MAAHQNLASKIFCLCCRNCEEPHDINVSKVPSQTQEHQPSPCNLKLQKDELNRQSPKHTKATSSLPAGEPLIHPEKRGSTSSSEFEDLNDQASQTGFHKRNLNRYSQNQWPFQPCLIGRP; via the exons ATGG CAGCTCACCAAAACTTGGCCTCGAAGATCTTCTGTTTATGCTGCAGGAACTGTGAGGAGCCCCATGACATCAACGTCTCCAAGGTTCCCAGTCAAACCCAAGAGCATCAGCCATCACCCTGCA ATTTGAAGCTTCAAAAGGATGAGCTGAACAGACAAAGTCCCAAGCACACCAAAGCAACTTCTTCCTTGCCTGCGGGAGAACCCCTGATCCATCCAGAGAAGAGGGGCTCTACCAGCAGCAGTGAGTTTGAGG atCTGAATGATCAAGCTTCCCAGACAGGTTTTCACAAGAGAAACCTAAACCGCTACTCCCAGAATCAGTGGCCGTTCCAGCCGTGCCTCATTGGGAGGCCCTGA